From a region of the Verrucomicrobiia bacterium genome:
- a CDS encoding LuxR C-terminal-related transcriptional regulator, with translation MLGTTEKTVKFHRAHVMNKMEVNSLAALVQMAGRLQEAVPEDTPPVL, from the coding sequence ATGCTCGGAACCACGGAGAAGACCGTGAAGTTCCATCGCGCTCACGTCATGAACAAAATGGAGGTTAATTCTCTGGCGGCATTGGTTCAAATGGCAGGTCGTCTGCAGGAGGCAGTGCCGGAAGATACCCCGCCGGTGCTTTAG
- a CDS encoding NAD(P)-dependent alcohol dehydrogenase yields MQEFKAYAASRANGSLEPFSFDPGPLGPEEVEIKVSHCGLCHSDLSMLDNEWGMSQYPFVPGHEVTGTVAALGDDAKGLKIGQRVGLGWFSHSCLACPECLSGEQHLCATAQGTIAGRHGGFADRVRAQWTWVRPLPEALDEATTGPLLCGGITVFTPFLTQNARPTARVGIIGIGGLGHMALQFANKWGCEVHAFTTSDSKEAEARRLGAHYVHNTRQDGVLKKLSRSLDMILSTINAPLDMAGFLDTLAPKGRFHNVGAVLKPLEVPAFSLIVGQKSVSGSPSGSPAAIDHMLAFSARHSVAPVVEFFPMSKVNDALERLRSGKARYRIVLINDFAKAHSADTSGPEKQPKAALTAA; encoded by the coding sequence ATGCAAGAATTCAAAGCTTACGCTGCCTCTCGTGCCAATGGCTCCTTGGAGCCCTTTAGTTTTGACCCAGGTCCGTTGGGCCCGGAAGAGGTGGAAATCAAAGTCAGCCACTGCGGGCTGTGCCACTCGGACCTCTCAATGCTCGATAACGAATGGGGCATGTCGCAATACCCGTTCGTGCCCGGACATGAGGTGACCGGGACGGTGGCGGCGCTGGGTGATGATGCCAAAGGCCTCAAGATCGGACAACGCGTGGGGCTTGGCTGGTTCTCGCATAGCTGTCTGGCGTGCCCTGAGTGCCTTTCCGGCGAGCAACACCTTTGCGCCACCGCGCAGGGCACCATTGCCGGGCGCCACGGAGGCTTTGCGGATCGTGTTCGCGCCCAGTGGACATGGGTTCGGCCTTTGCCTGAGGCTTTGGACGAGGCAACAACGGGACCGCTCTTGTGCGGCGGTATTACTGTATTTACGCCTTTCCTGACGCAGAACGCGCGGCCCACCGCGCGCGTGGGGATCATTGGTATCGGTGGATTGGGACACATGGCGCTCCAATTCGCCAACAAATGGGGTTGCGAAGTTCATGCCTTCACGACCAGTGACAGCAAGGAGGCAGAAGCGCGAAGATTAGGCGCTCATTACGTACACAACACTCGGCAGGACGGCGTGCTCAAGAAGCTTTCCAGAAGCCTGGACATGATCCTTTCCACCATTAACGCACCGTTGGACATGGCCGGCTTCCTCGATACGCTCGCGCCCAAAGGTCGTTTTCACAACGTCGGCGCGGTCCTTAAACCGTTGGAAGTGCCTGCGTTCAGTTTGATCGTGGGCCAGAAATCCGTCTCGGGCTCACCATCAGGAAGTCCCGCAGCCATCGACCACATGCTGGCCTTCAGCGCGCGTCACTCGGTAGCCCCTGTAGTCGAGTTCTTCCCCATGTCAAAGGTAAACGACGCGCTGGAGCGATTGCGCTCGGGCAAAGCGCGTTATCGTATTGTGCTCATCAATGACTTTGCCAAAGCCCATAGTGCGGACACTTCCGGCCCGGAGAAGCAGCCCAAGGCCGCGCTCACTGCCGCATGA
- a CDS encoding glutamine amidotransferase — protein MFLASLLFSSWNWLWFAGAVFALALLLLFGSYRAAPPGVARWLCPLFKALGLAALALCLLEPLWSGQRAQPGANLFAVVADNSQGLQIKDRNALQTRGEFLRGLLDPQRASWQGTLEENFDLRRYFFDARLHPTHDFAELDFSGRSSGIGTALRTLAERYRGRPLAGVLLLTDGNATDIRGNPDLTGLPPVYPVVIGSPEPIKDIAIQQVHTTQTDFEDAPVSIQADVSASGFSGLPIVARLLDSAGKTVSEQTLTARKDGGLLAFRFQLRPERQGLSFYQVRVGAKGQLESGANSGEATLANNKTVVVVDRGHGPYRILYVSGRPNWEFKFLNRALEEDDQLQLVGLIRVAKREPKFNFLGRSGESSNPLFRGFGNQSAEEVESYDQPVLVRVNTRDEFELRGGFPRTAEELYQYHAVVLGDVEEQFFTPDQAVLLQKFVSERGGGFLMLGGMESFQQGKYQRTPLGDMLPVYLDSVADTNAPGPAHWALTREGFLQSWARLRDTEADEKARLQGMASFQVLNRVREVKPGASVVATVTDADGRTYPGLVVQRFGRGRTAAMTVGDVWRWGLHDANAHKDMDKAWRQLMRWLVTDVPNRVELAATAQPDDPNGAVLLQVRVRDPKFQALDNANVTLEVQPVFAEGAAGPQTNAVRLQTEPSADEPGLYQASYVPRFTGGYKAGVCVTNAEEVEVGRAAAGWSSDLAAEEFRSLVPNVSLLETIAQKTGGQIIPADKLNQFARDLPHRHAPVMEGWTFPLWHTPALFAFATACLLAEWGLRRWKGLP, from the coding sequence ATGTTCCTCGCCTCGCTGCTCTTTTCCTCCTGGAACTGGCTCTGGTTCGCCGGGGCGGTTTTCGCCTTGGCCCTCCTGTTGCTGTTTGGCAGCTACCGCGCGGCCCCTCCTGGAGTGGCTCGATGGCTCTGCCCCTTGTTCAAGGCCCTGGGGCTGGCTGCTCTCGCTCTTTGCCTTCTCGAACCGCTTTGGTCGGGGCAACGGGCACAGCCCGGCGCCAATCTGTTCGCCGTTGTCGCCGATAACAGCCAGGGCTTGCAGATCAAAGACCGCAATGCTTTGCAAACTCGCGGCGAGTTCCTCAGAGGCCTTCTGGACCCTCAACGCGCCTCCTGGCAGGGAACACTCGAAGAAAACTTCGATCTGCGCCGTTACTTTTTTGACGCCCGCCTTCACCCAACTCATGACTTTGCCGAACTGGATTTCTCTGGCCGCTCGTCTGGCATTGGGACAGCCCTGCGCACCCTGGCCGAGCGCTATCGAGGGCGACCGCTGGCCGGTGTGTTGCTCCTGACGGATGGCAACGCCACCGATATCCGCGGAAATCCCGACCTGACCGGTCTGCCGCCCGTTTATCCGGTGGTCATCGGCAGCCCGGAACCCATCAAGGATATCGCCATCCAGCAGGTCCACACCACGCAAACCGACTTCGAGGACGCACCGGTCTCCATCCAAGCCGATGTTAGCGCTTCCGGCTTTAGCGGCCTGCCTATCGTTGCCCGCCTGCTCGATAGCGCCGGCAAAACTGTCTCCGAGCAAACGCTCACGGCGCGCAAAGACGGCGGCCTGCTGGCCTTCCGTTTTCAATTGCGTCCCGAGAGGCAGGGCTTGTCCTTCTACCAAGTGCGCGTTGGGGCAAAGGGCCAATTGGAATCAGGAGCCAACTCGGGAGAGGCAACCTTGGCCAACAACAAGACCGTGGTCGTGGTCGATCGCGGCCACGGCCCTTATCGAATTCTCTATGTCTCGGGCCGGCCCAATTGGGAATTCAAGTTCCTCAACCGGGCGCTCGAAGAAGATGATCAACTCCAGCTTGTGGGCCTTATCCGTGTGGCCAAGCGCGAGCCTAAATTCAATTTCCTTGGCCGCTCCGGCGAATCGAGCAACCCCCTCTTTCGCGGGTTCGGTAATCAATCGGCCGAGGAGGTCGAAAGTTACGATCAACCCGTGCTGGTGCGGGTCAATACCCGGGATGAATTCGAGTTGCGCGGCGGCTTTCCGCGCACCGCCGAAGAATTGTATCAATACCACGCCGTTGTTTTGGGTGATGTCGAAGAGCAATTCTTCACACCCGACCAAGCGGTGCTCCTGCAGAAATTCGTCTCCGAACGCGGCGGCGGTTTCCTCATGCTCGGTGGTATGGAATCTTTCCAGCAGGGCAAATACCAGCGAACACCTCTCGGGGACATGCTGCCCGTTTATCTGGATTCGGTGGCTGATACGAACGCGCCCGGGCCGGCGCACTGGGCCTTGACCCGCGAGGGCTTTCTGCAGTCCTGGGCCCGCTTGCGCGATACCGAGGCCGACGAAAAGGCGCGCCTGCAGGGGATGGCCTCTTTTCAAGTGTTGAACCGCGTGCGCGAGGTCAAGCCGGGCGCCAGCGTCGTCGCAACCGTCACCGATGCAGATGGCAGAACATACCCCGGCCTGGTTGTCCAGCGGTTCGGACGCGGGCGAACCGCGGCGATGACGGTAGGTGATGTCTGGCGCTGGGGTCTGCACGATGCCAACGCGCACAAAGATATGGACAAGGCTTGGCGGCAGTTGATGCGCTGGCTGGTCACTGATGTGCCCAATCGCGTCGAACTCGCCGCAACAGCGCAGCCCGACGACCCCAATGGCGCCGTGCTGCTCCAAGTGCGCGTGCGCGACCCCAAATTCCAGGCCTTGGACAACGCTAATGTCACTCTCGAGGTTCAGCCCGTCTTTGCTGAGGGCGCTGCCGGCCCCCAGACCAATGCGGTTCGTCTCCAGACCGAGCCCTCAGCCGATGAACCCGGGCTGTACCAGGCCAGCTATGTGCCCCGGTTCACTGGCGGCTACAAGGCCGGCGTCTGCGTCACGAACGCCGAAGAGGTCGAGGTCGGACGGGCTGCCGCCGGTTGGAGCAGCGACTTGGCCGCCGAAGAGTTCCGTTCCCTTGTCCCTAATGTGTCTCTCTTGGAAACCATCGCGCAAAAGACCGGTGGCCAAATCATTCCCGCCGATAAGCTGAATCAATTCGCCCGCGACCTGCCCCATCGCCATGCCCCTGTCATGGAGGGATGGACTTTCCCGCTCTGGCACACCCCGGCCTTGTTCGCGTTCGCGACCGCCTGCCTCCTGGCCGAATGGGGCTTGAGACGGTGGAAAGGCCTGCCGTGA
- a CDS encoding BatA domain-containing protein, with protein sequence MNFLAPLFLLGTLAVGFPIVFHLIRRTTRERRVFSSLMFLRPSPPRLTQRSRLEHILLLILRCAAVCLLAFAFARPFWRKPLINPSSAGARRLVLLVDTSASMRRANLWDDVRQHVRSLLATTSPADQVELMTFARQTHPMVTFAQWNAAAPGARPALIDQALATCSPGWAATRLGDALIDAAEALADTGARATPVPGQIVLISDLQEGSRPDSLQGYEWPKNVSLTIDALKAKHLSNASLQLLAEADDGSVNPTDHVRLRVSNGPTSRRDEFQVGWAASDAPRFVGVPLKVYVPPGQSRTLLLPMPAGKSGPGRILLDGDEEDFDNSAFNVPPERVQLKVLYCGSESANDSKQPLYFLERAFEPTRRQAVQVLVRSPGTPLSDVEATSASLLIVTAPLPPQQARAMHDRVAAGQTLLFVLSTPAAAETLAAIAGRDQVTLDEAPVSNYAMLADIDFRDPLFAPFADPRFSDFTKIHFWKYRRIAPDAIPGARAIAKFDGGDPALLEARLGKGRLLVLSSGWQPQDSQLALSTKFVPMLYALLDESVGATPQPAQYRVADVIPLGVAAAQGQTPVVIGMPDGTQLRIDPGQTNLTQTLIPGIYTITSAGRSRQVAVNLDPTESRTTPLTSDELERLGAPLTPQKPILIRQAERKTQLRNAEIENRQKFWRWCLIAALGVLLCETWLAGRASKEATATHTVSTGNAAAATAKAS encoded by the coding sequence ATGAATTTCCTGGCCCCACTTTTTTTGCTCGGAACGCTGGCAGTGGGGTTTCCTATCGTCTTTCACCTGATCCGACGCACAACGCGCGAGCGCCGGGTCTTCAGCTCGCTCATGTTCCTAAGGCCCTCGCCTCCGCGCCTGACCCAACGCAGCCGCCTCGAGCACATCCTCCTGCTAATACTGCGTTGTGCCGCGGTCTGCCTGCTGGCCTTTGCCTTTGCGCGCCCCTTTTGGCGCAAACCCCTCATCAACCCATCGAGTGCCGGCGCGCGGCGTCTGGTGCTCCTCGTAGATACCAGCGCCAGCATGCGGCGGGCTAACCTCTGGGATGATGTCCGCCAGCACGTTCGGTCCCTCCTGGCAACAACTTCACCCGCAGACCAGGTCGAGTTGATGACCTTTGCTCGCCAAACCCATCCGATGGTCACCTTTGCTCAGTGGAATGCTGCCGCTCCCGGCGCGCGCCCGGCGCTCATCGACCAGGCCCTGGCCACTTGCTCGCCGGGTTGGGCCGCTACCCGCCTGGGAGACGCCCTTATCGATGCTGCCGAGGCCCTCGCAGATACCGGGGCCAGAGCAACACCTGTCCCGGGCCAGATCGTTTTGATCAGCGACCTCCAAGAGGGCAGCCGCCCCGATTCCTTGCAGGGCTACGAATGGCCTAAAAACGTCAGCTTAACTATTGATGCCTTGAAGGCCAAACACCTGTCCAATGCATCCCTTCAATTGCTCGCCGAGGCCGATGATGGAAGCGTCAATCCAACTGATCACGTGCGCCTCCGAGTTTCTAACGGCCCAACTTCCCGCCGGGACGAATTCCAAGTCGGTTGGGCGGCATCAGACGCCCCGCGCTTCGTTGGCGTACCGCTAAAGGTTTATGTCCCTCCTGGCCAAAGCCGCACCCTGTTGCTTCCGATGCCTGCCGGCAAGTCCGGTCCAGGCCGCATTCTACTCGATGGCGATGAAGAGGATTTTGACAATTCTGCGTTTAATGTCCCGCCCGAGCGGGTGCAGTTGAAGGTCCTTTATTGCGGCTCTGAATCCGCAAACGATTCGAAACAGCCTCTCTACTTCCTCGAACGCGCCTTCGAGCCGACGCGGCGCCAGGCCGTTCAGGTGCTGGTCCGCTCCCCTGGGACGCCTCTGAGTGACGTCGAGGCCACATCGGCCTCGCTGCTGATTGTTACTGCTCCTTTGCCTCCGCAACAAGCCCGTGCCATGCACGATCGAGTCGCCGCAGGCCAGACGTTGCTGTTCGTCCTCAGCACTCCCGCTGCCGCAGAAACCCTCGCGGCTATCGCCGGTCGCGACCAGGTCACTCTCGACGAGGCGCCCGTCAGCAATTATGCGATGTTGGCTGACATTGATTTCCGGGACCCTCTCTTCGCGCCCTTTGCCGACCCGCGGTTCAGCGATTTTACCAAAATCCATTTCTGGAAGTACCGCCGGATTGCCCCTGACGCCATCCCGGGCGCTCGGGCTATAGCGAAGTTCGATGGCGGCGACCCGGCGTTGCTTGAAGCGCGCCTGGGCAAGGGGCGCTTGCTGGTCCTCTCGTCCGGCTGGCAGCCCCAAGACAGCCAGCTCGCCCTCTCGACGAAATTCGTTCCCATGCTTTATGCGTTGCTCGATGAAAGCGTGGGAGCAACGCCCCAGCCGGCACAGTACCGCGTTGCAGATGTTATCCCGCTCGGCGTCGCAGCGGCTCAGGGCCAAACGCCGGTCGTAATCGGGATGCCTGACGGCACTCAGCTAAGGATTGACCCGGGTCAGACGAATTTAACGCAGACGCTTATTCCCGGCATTTACACGATAACCTCAGCCGGCAGGTCCCGGCAAGTTGCCGTGAACCTGGACCCCACCGAGAGCCGCACCACGCCCTTAACTTCTGATGAACTCGAACGATTGGGCGCCCCTTTGACCCCGCAGAAGCCCATCCTCATACGCCAGGCCGAGAGGAAAACCCAACTACGCAATGCCGAAATTGAGAACCGTCAAAAGTTCTGGCGCTGGTGCCTGATCGCCGCCCTTGGAGTGCTGCTGTGCGAAACCTGGCTTGCTGGGCGCGCGTCCAAAGAGGCAACGGCAACGCACACTGTCTCCACTGGGAACGCGGCGGCCGCCACAGCGAAAGCGAGCTAA
- a CDS encoding tetratricopeptide repeat protein, producing the protein MKGPRRIAARVWILGCMLLSLGAWLAAGADLQEARDSYLSGDYAQCIARVREALQKNKGDQDWQLLLTEGLLATGQYPQALTVVTNAVARDRWNIQLRWEARKVLLANGQPAAANDAVDGIVGMISRHPADYTDPRDLVVAGQVALLAGEDPKLVLNRLFAGAKREDPKVREVYLASGGVALDKHDYALAAKTFEEGLKELPADPDLEYGLAQAYAPSDPSLMSAALEAALDRNSNHVGCLLLLAEHSIDAEQYAEALDLLDHVKSVNPNAPEAWAYRAVVAHLQNQPKVEEQARQTALKFWATNPRVDFLIGQKLSQNYRFSEGAAHQRQALEFDPQYLPAKAQLAEDLLRLGQETQGWRLAQEVQKEDGYDVEAYNLTTLHDTMSKFSTLANENFLLRMEHHEAEVYGQSALNLLERARTNLCAKYDVELQKPTIVEVFPDQKDFAVRTFGSPGDPGYLGVCFGRVITANSPVSHPGAVNWESVLWHEFCHVVTLQKTHNKMPRWLSEGISVYEEGQANPSWGQHMNPRYREMILGDDLTPISKLSGAFLAPESDLALLFAYYESSLVVQFLIEHYGLEPLKAILNDLAHGTQINVAIAAHTEPIDKLDDDFAAYARQKAQGLAPGLDFERPALAGSALPGSGQAPSSVIQTNQASTRLKLPPPLPPKTDRQRKNQQIAQDSHALSETDLANWIAAHPTNFYALSEQARRLLEQKKFEEAKAPLEKLASLYPAETGPDSSWALLALAHQELDETNAEREVLGRLAVIDDQATPAYLRLMLLDAAAQDWPAVERNAQRYLAVNPLVAAPYGFLAQSSERLGDDQKAIGAYRVLLLLDPADPSEVHFQLGRLLYKAGQPEARRQVLEALEEAPRFKVALKLLLDMNTPKPQANAASPGITGEARQ; encoded by the coding sequence ATGAAAGGCCCGCGCCGCATTGCCGCGCGGGTCTGGATACTCGGTTGCATGCTGCTGTCTCTAGGCGCCTGGCTGGCAGCAGGGGCTGATCTTCAGGAGGCCCGGGACAGTTACTTGAGCGGCGATTACGCCCAATGCATCGCGCGGGTTCGAGAAGCCCTGCAAAAGAACAAAGGGGACCAGGATTGGCAGTTGCTCCTGACTGAGGGGTTGCTGGCGACCGGCCAATATCCGCAGGCTCTGACCGTCGTTACCAACGCTGTGGCGCGGGACCGCTGGAATATCCAGTTGCGCTGGGAGGCGCGAAAGGTCTTGCTGGCCAACGGCCAGCCGGCAGCCGCAAACGACGCCGTCGATGGGATTGTCGGAATGATCTCAAGGCATCCGGCTGATTATACGGACCCGCGGGACCTCGTGGTGGCGGGGCAGGTAGCGCTCCTGGCCGGGGAGGACCCCAAATTGGTGCTGAACCGGTTGTTTGCCGGAGCCAAACGCGAAGACCCAAAGGTCCGCGAGGTCTATTTGGCCTCCGGCGGTGTGGCCTTGGATAAGCATGATTATGCCCTGGCCGCAAAGACCTTCGAGGAGGGCCTCAAGGAATTGCCCGCCGACCCCGACCTCGAATATGGACTGGCGCAAGCCTACGCCCCAAGCGATCCGAGCCTTATGTCCGCTGCCCTCGAAGCCGCCCTGGACCGCAACAGCAATCATGTCGGCTGCCTTTTGTTGCTCGCTGAACATAGCATCGACGCCGAGCAGTACGCTGAAGCGCTGGACTTGCTGGACCATGTCAAATCGGTAAATCCTAATGCGCCCGAGGCTTGGGCTTACCGCGCCGTGGTGGCCCATCTTCAGAACCAGCCCAAGGTCGAGGAACAGGCGCGCCAAACCGCCCTCAAATTCTGGGCCACCAACCCCCGTGTCGATTTTTTGATCGGGCAAAAGCTCTCACAAAACTACCGCTTCTCCGAAGGGGCCGCCCACCAGCGCCAGGCCCTCGAGTTCGACCCGCAATATTTGCCGGCCAAGGCCCAGCTTGCCGAGGACCTGCTGCGCCTGGGCCAGGAAACCCAAGGGTGGCGCCTTGCCCAGGAAGTGCAAAAGGAAGACGGCTATGATGTCGAGGCCTACAACCTCACGACGTTGCACGATACCATGAGCAAATTCTCGACCCTTGCAAACGAGAACTTCCTGTTGCGCATGGAACATCATGAAGCCGAGGTCTATGGCCAATCCGCTCTGAACCTGCTCGAACGGGCCCGCACAAATTTATGCGCCAAATATGACGTTGAGTTGCAGAAACCGACCATAGTCGAAGTATTCCCTGATCAGAAGGATTTCGCAGTGCGCACCTTTGGTTCGCCGGGCGACCCGGGCTATTTGGGTGTGTGTTTTGGGCGGGTCATTACGGCCAACAGCCCCGTCTCACACCCTGGGGCAGTCAATTGGGAATCGGTGCTTTGGCATGAGTTTTGTCACGTGGTAACTTTGCAAAAGACACATAATAAAATGCCGCGGTGGCTCAGTGAAGGCATCTCAGTTTATGAGGAAGGACAGGCCAATCCTTCCTGGGGGCAACATATGAATCCGCGTTACCGGGAGATGATTTTAGGCGATGATCTCACGCCCATCTCGAAGCTCAGTGGGGCCTTTCTGGCCCCGGAATCCGATTTGGCCCTTCTCTTTGCCTATTACGAATCATCTTTGGTGGTGCAATTCCTCATCGAGCATTATGGTTTGGAGCCCTTGAAAGCGATTTTGAATGATCTGGCCCATGGAACGCAAATCAATGTGGCCATTGCCGCCCACACCGAGCCGATCGATAAGCTTGACGATGATTTCGCGGCTTATGCTCGCCAGAAAGCGCAGGGCTTGGCCCCCGGCCTTGATTTCGAGCGACCGGCCCTGGCAGGCTCAGCCCTCCCCGGCTCTGGGCAGGCCCCTTCCAGCGTCATCCAAACCAACCAGGCCAGCACCCGGCTCAAACTTCCTCCTCCCTTGCCCCCAAAGACCGATCGGCAAAGGAAGAATCAGCAAATTGCCCAGGACAGCCATGCGTTGAGCGAAACCGACTTGGCCAATTGGATAGCCGCGCACCCAACAAACTTTTATGCCTTAAGCGAACAGGCCCGCAGATTGCTGGAACAGAAGAAGTTCGAGGAAGCAAAAGCGCCCCTGGAAAAGCTGGCCAGCCTCTACCCGGCAGAGACCGGGCCTGACAGTTCATGGGCGCTGTTGGCTCTGGCGCACCAGGAATTGGATGAAACAAACGCCGAACGCGAGGTCCTGGGCCGGTTGGCGGTAATTGATGACCAGGCAACGCCGGCCTATCTGCGTTTGATGCTACTCGACGCTGCCGCGCAGGATTGGCCCGCTGTCGAACGAAACGCCCAACGCTATTTGGCTGTCAATCCCCTCGTTGCCGCGCCCTACGGCTTTTTGGCTCAGTCAAGCGAAAGGTTGGGGGATGACCAGAAAGCGATTGGCGCGTATCGCGTGCTCTTGTTGCTGGACCCGGCGGACCCATCGGAAGTCCATTTCCAATTGGGTCGGTTGCTTTACAAGGCCGGACAACCCGAGGCCCGACGCCAGGTGCTCGAGGCCCTGGAGGAAGCCCCGCGCTTTAAGGTAGCCTTAAAGCTTTTGCTGGATATGAACACGCCCAAGCCGCAGGCCAATGCGGCCAGTCCTGGTATCACTGGGGAGGCGCGCCAATGA
- a CDS encoding DUF58 domain-containing protein — MSIRNLELRARLVVEGFWNGIHRSPYHGFSVEFTEYRQYTPGDDPRYLDWRVFGRSDRFFIKKFEDETNLRCYLLADMSRSMTFGSLGYTKAQYAATLAATLGYFLYLQGDAVGLLTFDEQISQFVPARHRTGHLRHLMLALDKPAGGRATDLAAPLRRIVEVVRKRSLMVLLSDFLAPQEQVAPQIQALAASGHEIVLFQLLDPAELTFSFTEPAMFQDVESGRTLFIDPQSARREYLDKLEAHCAGLRNTCERLGIAYHQLSIDHSLELALFQFLRERAQRNRRVKRFAPSHGPRPALAG; from the coding sequence ATGAGCATCCGCAACCTCGAGTTGCGCGCCCGCTTGGTCGTCGAGGGCTTCTGGAACGGGATTCACCGCAGCCCCTATCACGGCTTCTCTGTCGAGTTCACCGAATATCGGCAATATACGCCCGGTGACGACCCGCGTTACCTGGATTGGCGTGTCTTTGGGAGGAGCGACCGGTTTTTCATCAAGAAATTCGAGGACGAAACCAATCTGCGTTGCTATTTGCTGGCGGATATGAGCCGTTCGATGACCTTCGGTTCGCTCGGCTACACCAAGGCCCAATATGCCGCCACACTGGCTGCCACCCTGGGCTACTTCCTCTATCTCCAAGGCGATGCCGTCGGCTTGCTCACTTTCGACGAACAGATCAGCCAATTCGTCCCCGCCCGGCACCGGACTGGCCATCTGCGTCACTTGATGCTCGCGCTCGACAAGCCCGCCGGCGGCCGCGCCACAGACCTGGCTGCCCCTCTGCGGCGCATCGTAGAAGTGGTTCGCAAACGAAGCCTGATGGTGTTGCTGTCGGATTTTCTTGCCCCGCAGGAACAGGTTGCCCCTCAAATCCAGGCCCTGGCGGCCTCCGGTCATGAGATCGTTCTATTTCAACTGCTCGATCCGGCCGAGCTGACCTTCAGTTTCACCGAACCGGCGATGTTTCAGGATGTGGAATCGGGGCGCACTCTCTTCATTGATCCTCAGTCCGCGCGCCGTGAATACCTGGATAAACTCGAGGCCCACTGTGCCGGGCTGCGCAACACTTGTGAGCGGCTCGGCATCGCTTATCACCAACTCTCCATCGATCACTCCCTGGAACTCGCCTTATTCCAGTTTTTGCGGGAGCGGGCTCAACGCAATCGCCGCGTGAAACGCTTTGCGCCCAGCCACGGCCCCAGGCCGGCTTTGGCCGGTTGA
- a CDS encoding MoxR family ATPase → MSSLIEPPQTEATVSESLRTERELVGRLAAGRGQIESELAKVIIGQKEVIEQILIALFAGGHCLITGAPGLAKTLLVKTIARIFHLKFQRIQFTPDLMPADITGTEILQDTSEGRKMMFVPGPVFANIILADEINRTPPKTQAALLEAMQEHQVTAAGIRHPLAEPFFVLATQNPIEMEGTYALPEAQLDRFMFNVVMDYLPEDEEVAVVMRTTAETASTIEPLFTGEDVLNFHRLVRRVPVAEEMVRYAVKLAAASRPHQNGTPDFMNEWASWGAGTRAGQFLVLGAKARALLNGRAHVSLDDLRMLAYPTLRHRILLNYRAEAEGVSVESVIKRLLETVRSPVGL, encoded by the coding sequence ATGAGCTCACTTATCGAACCACCACAAACCGAAGCAACCGTTTCGGAATCTCTCCGCACAGAACGTGAATTGGTTGGCCGCTTGGCCGCAGGCCGCGGGCAAATCGAGTCCGAACTGGCCAAGGTCATTATCGGGCAGAAGGAGGTCATCGAGCAAATCCTCATCGCCTTATTCGCGGGAGGCCATTGCCTGATTACTGGCGCCCCCGGCCTTGCCAAAACCCTCCTGGTCAAAACCATCGCCCGGATTTTTCATCTCAAATTCCAGCGCATTCAGTTCACGCCCGACCTGATGCCGGCCGACATCACCGGCACCGAGATTCTCCAGGACACCAGCGAAGGGCGAAAGATGATGTTCGTGCCCGGCCCGGTTTTCGCCAACATCATCCTGGCCGATGAGATTAACCGCACACCGCCCAAGACCCAGGCTGCGCTACTCGAGGCGATGCAGGAGCACCAGGTCACGGCGGCCGGTATTCGTCACCCGTTGGCGGAGCCGTTTTTCGTCCTGGCAACCCAAAACCCCATCGAAATGGAAGGCACTTACGCTTTGCCCGAGGCGCAACTGGATCGCTTCATGTTCAATGTGGTGATGGATTACTTGCCCGAGGATGAAGAAGTTGCCGTCGTTATGCGCACCACGGCCGAGACGGCTTCGACGATCGAACCGCTGTTTACGGGCGAAGACGTGTTGAATTTTCATCGCCTGGTGCGCCGTGTGCCCGTGGCCGAAGAGATGGTTCGTTACGCCGTCAAGCTCGCCGCCGCTTCCAGGCCGCACCAGAACGGCACGCCTGATTTCATGAATGAATGGGCCAGTTGGGGCGCCGGCACTCGCGCCGGGCAATTCCTGGTCCTCGGCGCCAAGGCCCGGGCCCTCCTCAACGGCCGGGCGCATGTCAGCCTCGACGACCTCAGGATGCTGGCTTATCCCACGTTGCGTCATCGGATTCTGCTCAACTACAGGGCAGAGGCCGAAGGCGTTAGCGTCGAATCCGTCATCAAACGGCTCCTGGAGACCGTTCGCTCCCCGGTTGGGTTATGA